A single region of the Marinobacter nanhaiticus D15-8W genome encodes:
- a CDS encoding urate hydroxylase PuuD, with the protein MAAYLSEWLSLIVRWFHVIAGVAWIGASFYFIWLDNHLREPPEWKKEKGIKGDLWAIHGGGFYEVAKYRLGPEEMPPVLHWFKWEAYSTLLSGLALLFVVYYIGSPGYLIDASKAELTPFTAALIGLGFIGGMLALYEILIRGPLGRNGMAFGAVLFVLLLVADWALFQIFAGRGAYIHMGAIIGTIMVGNVFLGIMPSQRALVAAVEKGEEPGENVGRLAELAKIRSTHNNYLTLPIIFIMISNHYPLFYSHTYGWAILAAIGFITAFARHFFNLRHRGVHRPSILLVAAILTVILIGVLAPSTGQHAGTATATAGAENAVTDVDIQNLVSTHCQTCHAESPSNPAFNAPPAGIALGSLASVKQHSAQIMQAAVTTQYMPLGNTTGMTPEERQKLGNWLQEQK; encoded by the coding sequence ATGGCCGCGTATCTCAGCGAATGGCTTAGCCTGATTGTCCGCTGGTTTCATGTGATTGCCGGTGTCGCCTGGATTGGCGCTTCGTTCTATTTCATCTGGCTCGACAACCATCTGCGCGAGCCACCGGAGTGGAAAAAGGAGAAGGGCATCAAGGGCGACCTCTGGGCCATCCACGGCGGTGGTTTCTACGAGGTGGCCAAGTACCGGCTCGGGCCCGAGGAAATGCCGCCGGTGCTTCACTGGTTCAAGTGGGAGGCCTACAGCACACTGCTCAGCGGTCTGGCGCTGCTGTTTGTCGTCTACTACATCGGTTCGCCCGGCTACCTGATCGACGCCTCCAAGGCGGAGCTCACGCCCTTCACCGCAGCCCTGATCGGCCTCGGCTTTATCGGCGGTATGCTGGCGCTCTACGAGATCCTGATCCGTGGTCCGCTGGGTCGAAATGGTATGGCGTTTGGCGCCGTGCTGTTCGTCCTGCTTCTGGTGGCCGACTGGGCCCTGTTCCAGATCTTCGCCGGCCGTGGCGCCTATATCCATATGGGCGCGATTATCGGCACCATCATGGTGGGCAACGTGTTCCTGGGCATCATGCCCTCCCAGCGCGCGCTGGTCGCGGCCGTTGAGAAAGGCGAGGAGCCGGGCGAAAACGTGGGCCGCCTGGCCGAACTGGCAAAAATCCGCTCGACTCACAACAACTACCTGACCTTGCCGATCATCTTCATCATGATCAGCAACCACTACCCCCTGTTCTATAGCCACACCTATGGCTGGGCGATACTGGCGGCTATCGGTTTCATCACCGCATTCGCGCGACACTTCTTCAATCTGCGCCATCGGGGGGTGCATCGTCCCTCGATTCTGCTGGTCGCGGCGATCCTGACGGTCATCCTGATTGGTGTGCTGGCACCTTCCACTGGTCAACACGCCGGAACGGCAACCGCGACGGCCGGAGCAGAGAACGCCGTGACCGATGTCGATATCCAGAACCTGGTCAGCACCCACTGCCAGACGTGCCATGCCGAAAGTCCCTCCAACCCGGCCTTCAACGCGCCGCCGGCCGGTATCGCCCTTGGGTCGTTGGCGTCCGTAAAACAGCACAGTGCGCAGATCATGCAGGCTGCGGTGACAACCCAGTACATGCCGTTGGGGAATACCACGGGGATGACGCCGGAGGAACGGCAGAAGCTGGGGAATTGGCTGCAGGAACAGAAGTAG